The Bacteroidales bacterium genomic interval TTGTGCCGATGCCCACATTCCCTCCGGATTTAATGTAAATCGAATTGGCAGCACTACCGGGCTCAAGCACGATCACATCCAGTGCATTTGCATGGTCACGGATCTTGAAGCCTCCATAGGTGGTCGCCTTGAACTTCCAGTCCGCCCCGCTCAGGTCATCCACCATTGAGTATGTAGCACCTCCACCGCCGCCGAGGTTACGGATGGTGATGGTGGGCTCACCCATGTTCTTAGCAACGTAAAGCAGAGATCCTGGTACATTGTTCCCGATGCCGACATTACCGGCAGGGTAACTCCCGCCGTGACCGGTCACCACATCATTCCCGATCACCTCCCAGTCAAGATCTGCCTCCCGCATCCCGCTTCCCGACTTTTCGGCATACAGGGCATATGGAACCGACAGCAGTTCGGAAACGCCCATCAGCTCAAAATTCGTCCCCCCCGACGGATCCATTTCAATGCGGAGAAAGTGGCTTCCAGCAGCCCAGTCAATGGCAGCCATGCTGCCGGAAATGCTTTTGCCCCTGCCGACCTCAATATTGACAAGTCCCAATTCGCTGGTGGTAACCGAATGGACTTCCCGGTAGACTTCCGGACCCTTCGTGGTGGATTGCAGGATAATGACCTGCAGGCTGATGTTTTGGCTGGCAAGTACCTGTCCCGTCTTATCCCGTACGACAGCCTGGTACTTAAAGGATGGCGGTGCCTGCGACAGCACGGTAAAATTCATTGAACAGATCATTAGGCCGGTAATGGCAATGATCAGGGATTCGTGTTTATTCATGACGATGAGATTTAGGTGGACGAAGATGAAATTGTCCTGAAAGATACGACAATGATTCCTGAAAGTCAATACCATACCTGGAAAGGGGTATGCCGGGCACCGGTATAAAGCCTATGGGAGGGTGTGTTTGATATCTGATTATCTGATTAACTGATTAACCGATATTTGATTAATGATTTGATTTTCGATTTGGTTTTCGATTTAAATCAAATATCAGATAGCGGTTAATCGGTTAATCTGATATCATCTCCCCCGATCCGCTTCCAGCTCCGCCACTTTCTGCTGCAGTGCTTCGATCATCGCCTGCTGTTCCTGAACTGCCTTGACAAGGGGTACGACAAACTGGCCATAAGCGATGCTGTAATTATCGTTAATATTCACTGGCACATGTACGCCACTGAAGTCATAACCGCAGTCATTAGCGGCCTTGACCACTTCCTGAGCCACAAAGCCACTGTGACGAATAGCCGCCGATGCAATGAAATCCTGTCCACTCAAGCGCTCAGTGCGCACGCTATCTGGCATATTCTTCATCAGGAACTCGGTGTATTTCCGTGTATCGAAGTTATAGACCACAGGTCTTAGCTGACGGATAAAAGCTAAACCTTGAACATCTTCAGTTACATTCTGCTTGAACCTGCCGTCAGAGGGGAAGCTCCAGTCTACTTGTCCTTCGATAACTGTTATTTCTCCATTCCCGATACGGATTTTGTTGCTGTTATTCACAGTTGCAAAATTACCAAGAGCAGTGGCGTTTGTCAATGCGGTATCCGATACATCCGTTTTGTAACCGATACAGGTGATGGAATGACCTGACCGATTAGTATATGCCGCTTCACACCCGCTGGTGGTATTATTATTGCCGGTTGCGTTAGAATAAAGTGCTTCATTGCCATTGGCCACGTTCTGGAGACCCGCTGTGTTGGAGTAGAGCGCCCGGTACCCAATGGCTATGTTATGATAACCGGTTGTGTTAGAATAAAGTGCTTCCTTGCCACAGGCAGTGTTATGGTGACCGGTTTTGTTAGAAAGAAGTGCACTGTATCCTTCGGCAGTATTATAATTACCAGTTGTATTCGAATAAAGGGTATAGGCTCCGCTGGCAGTGTTTTCACTACCGGTTGTGTTGAGGTAAAGTGCACAGTCACCAACGGCTGTGTTACGGTAACCTGTCGTGTCAAACGCAAGCGCACCATATCCGACAGCTGTATTCAACCAGCCAGTTTTGTTATGACTAAGAGCAAAGGATCCGCTGGCAGTGTTGTGATAACCAGTCGTATTAAATTTAAGTGCATCGCATCCGATGGCAGTGTTTCCATAGCCAGTAGTGTTGGAATTTAAAGCTATTTTACCAACACCTGTGTTTGATAAAACATTGCCACCTCCCCTGCCCACCCGGACACCATTGACCTGTGCATCTGCTATAACATCCAGTTTGAACTGGGGTGTGCCGGTCCCAATACCTACATTTCCTCCCCCTTTAATGTAAATGGCATTGGCCGCGCTGCCAGGTTCAATGACGATCACATCCAAGGAGGAGTGATGGTCACGGATCTTAAAGCCACCGTAGGTGGTCGCTTTGAACTTCCAGTCCGCCCCGCTTAAATCGTCCACCATCGCGTAGGTCGCCCCGCCGCCACTGCCGAGGTTACGGATGGTGATGGTTGGTTCACCCATGTTCTTTGCAACATAGAGCAAGGTTCCGGGTGCGTTGTTCCCGATGCCGACATTGCCGGTGGGATAGCTCCCCCCGTGACCTGTCACCACATCATTTCCGATCATCTCCCAGTCAAGGTCAGCCTCCCGGCTTCCGCTGCCTGACTTTTCAGCATACAGGGCATACGGTACTGACAACAACTGCGACACGCCCATCAGCTCAAAGTCCATCTCTCCTGCCGGATCCATCTCGATACGCAGGAAATGACTGCCCGAAGACCAGTCAATAGAGGGTAGACTGCCTGTCAATGCTTTGCCTCGTCCTACTTCCACGTTGACCAGTCCCAACTCACTGGTAGTGACCGAATGCACCTCCTGGTACACTTCCGGTCCATCCATAGTGGACTGCAGAATGCTGATCCGCAGGCTGATGTCCTGGTTTGGCAAAACCTGCCCTGCCTTATCCCGCATCACAGCCTGATATTTGAAGGACTGCGGTGCCTGGGACCAGGCTGAGTAACTCATTTGAAAGACCAATACACCGATAAGGATAATGATCAATGATACATGTGTTTTCATCATAGTGAGATTTAGTTGGGTGATGATAGAAATGCCCTCGTAAGTTACGACAATATTACCTGAAAGTCAATACCTTACCTGAATTAGATTCAGTAAAGGTAAAAAGGGAGCCTGGGGAAGTACTCCTCCCTTGCCCCCTCATCAGACAAGTATCTGCAACCTGCGGATCATCCGCCTGCCAGCGTCACGCTCAGCACCCGTGTTGCCTTGTACTTCGCCGGGTAGACCATCTCCCCGGTCTACGGATCTGCAACAGGAGCCGACAGGTGTTTCAGCATCTCCTCCCGCTGCTTTTTTGCTCTGTCCATTGCGGACCAGACAGCATCAGCGGAATAGTCAAACGTCCGGCGGATGGTCACCTGGAACTGTGAGCCGCGGAAAGTGAAGCCGCGTCCATACTTCTCGGCTTCGACCAACACATGGTCAGCGATGTATTCCCCGGAGGTATGGATCAGTACAGTCTCCAGCCCGTGGTCGCCTTCAGGAAGCTGTATGACCGCCAGGCCGCATTTGTTCAGCGGCTTTTGCACCGACTCGACGATCTGCGACAGGGATGCATACCGGTTCTTGAAATGCGGATTCACCGCATCCTTGGTGACCTTGACCATCCTGCCCTGAAACTCAATCAGGGCCTTGCTGATGGTCGAAATTGTTTGTGATGTTTTCATGGCTCAGCGATTTTTAAGGTTCATGGCATACCCGCATATGGCGAACTTGGCACCGATCCACTCTTCCAGGGTGCAGGGTGCGAACTCGTGGATATCGACAAATTCCATCGAGAACCAGTGAAAGATGTCGCATCCTT includes:
- a CDS encoding ERF family protein, which codes for MKTSQTISTISKALIEFQGRMVKVTKDAVNPHFKNRYASLSQIVESVQKPLNKCGLAVIQLPEGDHGLETVLIHTSGEYIADHVLVEAEKYGRGFTFRGSQFQVTIRRTFDYSADAVWSAMDRAKKQREEMLKHLSAPVADP
- a CDS encoding tail fiber domain-containing protein; its protein translation is MKTHVSLIIILIGVLVFQMSYSAWSQAPQSFKYQAVMRDKAGQVLPNQDISLRISILQSTMDGPEVYQEVHSVTTSELGLVNVEVGRGKALTGSLPSIDWSSGSHFLRIEMDPAGEMDFELMGVSQLLSVPYALYAEKSGSGSREADLDWEMIGNDVVTGHGGSYPTGNVGIGNNAPGTLLYVAKNMGEPTITIRNLGSGGGATYAMVDDLSGADWKFKATTYGGFKIRDHHSSLDVIVIEPGSAANAIYIKGGGNVGIGTGTPQFKLDVIADAQVNGVRVGRGGGNVLSNTGVGKIALNSNTTGYGNTAIGCDALKFNTTGYHNTASGSFALSHNKTGWLNTAVGYGALAFDTTGYRNTAVGDCALYLNTTGSENTASGAYTLYSNTTGNYNTAEGYSALLSNKTGHHNTACGKEALYSNTTGYHNIAIGYRALYSNTAGLQNVANGNEALYSNATGNNNTTSGCEAAYTNRSGHSITCIGYKTDVSDTALTNATALGNFATVNNSNKIRIGNGEITVIEGQVDWSFPSDGRFKQNVTEDVQGLAFIRQLRPVVYNFDTRKYTEFLMKNMPDSVRTERLSGQDFIASAAIRHSGFVAQEVVKAANDCGYDFSGVHVPVNINDNYSIAYGQFVVPLVKAVQEQQAMIEALQQKVAELEADRGR